One genomic region from Fictibacillus marinisediminis encodes:
- a CDS encoding GntP family permease, which yields MDAYLLLVTLLAIVIVILGVSWLKWHAFISLLVASLFLAIATGLSLDKIVSAYETGVGGVLGHLVGILALGTILGKMMAESGAGMQVADFFVRKFGVKKLPWAMLFSGFIIGIPVFFEVGILIVLPLVISIHKTTKQNILLIALPVIAGLSIVHGLVPPHPGALTAISIYKANLGTVLIYSLIIAIPAAIIAGPLFAKWVHKRVVPQGEPELIRFNTNYKKLPHTGLSFFIILLPVLLMVLAAVAPYMPISKGAEKIMAFIGSPIIALLIAVFAAFYFLGIRQGMDRNMLKKFSEESLLPVGSIILIIGAGGGFKQILIDSGVGNTIGQMSQHLSLSPLVLAFLIAGLIRIATGSATVALTTAAGIVSPIIEHMSGVNLELLVIATGAGSLMFSHVNDAGFWMVKEYLGLTVNETFKTWTVLETILSFTAFGGALILNMFV from the coding sequence TTGGACGCTTATTTGCTTCTCGTCACGTTACTAGCCATTGTAATCGTTATTCTTGGCGTATCATGGTTAAAGTGGCATGCTTTTATTAGTTTACTTGTGGCCAGTTTATTTCTGGCCATCGCTACAGGATTGTCTCTTGACAAAATTGTAAGCGCCTACGAAACAGGGGTCGGGGGAGTCTTAGGCCATTTAGTCGGTATTCTGGCTCTAGGTACAATTTTAGGAAAAATGATGGCTGAATCAGGTGCTGGAATGCAGGTTGCTGATTTCTTCGTTCGAAAGTTCGGTGTGAAGAAATTGCCATGGGCGATGCTTTTCTCAGGTTTCATCATCGGTATACCTGTATTCTTTGAAGTCGGAATCCTGATCGTATTGCCGCTTGTTATTTCTATTCATAAGACAACAAAACAAAATATCTTATTGATCGCGTTGCCTGTTATTGCAGGATTATCTATCGTGCACGGACTTGTGCCTCCGCACCCTGGAGCATTGACAGCGATTAGCATTTACAAGGCGAACCTGGGTACAGTATTGATCTACTCGCTGATCATCGCTATTCCAGCTGCCATAATTGCAGGACCGCTTTTTGCAAAATGGGTTCATAAACGTGTTGTGCCTCAGGGGGAGCCTGAACTGATCCGCTTCAATACCAATTATAAAAAACTTCCTCATACAGGACTTTCATTCTTTATTATTTTATTGCCTGTCCTATTGATGGTATTGGCAGCAGTTGCACCTTATATGCCTATTTCCAAAGGGGCAGAAAAGATTATGGCGTTTATCGGAAGCCCGATTATTGCCTTGTTGATCGCGGTGTTTGCTGCATTTTATTTCCTTGGTATCCGTCAAGGAATGGACAGGAATATGCTGAAAAAATTCTCTGAAGAAAGTCTGCTTCCTGTTGGCTCCATCATACTCATCATCGGTGCCGGCGGAGGATTCAAGCAAATTCTAATTGACAGCGGTGTAGGGAATACGATTGGGCAGATGTCTCAGCACTTATCACTTTCTCCACTCGTCCTGGCCTTTTTAATTGCGGGTCTGATCCGGATCGCAACAGGGTCCGCAACCGTCGCTTTAACAACAGCGGCGGGAATCGTTTCTCCAATTATTGAACATATGTCTGGCGTTAACCTTGAACTTCTTGTTATTGCAACGGGTGCAGGCTCACTTATGTTCTCTCATGTCAATGATGCCGGATTCTGGATGGTAAAAGAATATCTTGGCTTAACAGTGAATGAAACCTTTAAAACATGGACTGTGCTTGAAACTATTCTGTCCTTCACTGCTTTTGGGGGAGCACTGATACTGAATATGTTTGTATAA